A window of the Camelus dromedarius isolate mCamDro1 chromosome 5, mCamDro1.pat, whole genome shotgun sequence genome harbors these coding sequences:
- the TEX22 gene encoding testis-expressed protein 22, which produces MDSGKHLFKALLGKKPESQLSQEDGQPSATPSPAVAWGQPSAQSSSQQVLQTQDWVCEPPESRRPSRRWSVSISERRRLAALGGCERPEHADAKPTPTPSGRDLPRIVAELVSQGVDKDVLLPRPPRSTESTNAFHAFLVRSAPFWRNMTLEAQASRSPPS; this is translated from the exons ATGGACAGCGGAAAGCACTTATTTAAGGCCCTCCTGGGGAAGAAGCCAGAATCGCAGCTGTCCCAAGAGGATGGGCAGCCCTCTGCCACGCCGAGCCCAGCCGTGGCCTGGGGCCAGCCCAGCGCTCAGAGCAGCAGTCAGCAGGTGCTGCAGACTCAGGACTGG GTGTGCGAGCCGCCGGAGAGCAGGCGCCCGAGCCGCCGCTGGAGCGTCAGCATCAGCGAACGCCGGCGACTGGCCGCGCTGGGCGGCTGCGAGAGGCCGGAACACGCGGACGCGAAGCCGACGCCGACGCCCTCGGGCCGG GACCTGCCGCGGATCGTGGCCGAGCTGGTGTCGCAGGGCGTGGACAAGGACGTGCTCCTCCCCCGCCCGCCGAGGTCCACCGAGTCCACCAACGCCTTCCACGCCTTCCTGGTCCGGAGCGCGCCTTTCTGGCGCAACATGACTTTGGAGGCCCAGGCCTCGAGGTCACCGCCCTCCTAA